The Streptomyces albofaciens JCM 4342 genome has a segment encoding these proteins:
- a CDS encoding beta-ketoacyl-ACP reductase, which yields MSRSVFITGGNRGIGLAIAEAMVANGDRVAVTYRSGEPPAGVLGVRCDITDPEQVEAAFQQIEEAHGPVEVLAANAGITRDTLLMRMSEDDFGDVIGTNLTAAYRLAKRATRGMLRARKGRMIFIGSTVGLRGEAGQANYAAAKAGLVGFSRSIARELGSRGITANVVTPGLTETDMTAVLPQEIKDSMVKQIPAGRAAQPEEIAAAVRFLASDEASYVTGAVIPVDGGAGMGH from the coding sequence ATGAGCCGCAGCGTCTTCATCACCGGTGGTAACCGAGGCATCGGGCTGGCGATCGCAGAGGCCATGGTCGCCAACGGCGACAGAGTCGCCGTCACCTACCGGTCGGGGGAGCCGCCCGCCGGCGTGTTGGGCGTCCGGTGCGACATCACCGACCCAGAGCAGGTCGAGGCGGCGTTCCAGCAGATCGAAGAGGCGCACGGCCCGGTCGAGGTGCTGGCGGCCAACGCGGGCATCACCCGCGACACCCTGCTGATGCGGATGTCCGAGGACGACTTCGGCGATGTCATCGGCACCAACCTCACCGCCGCATACCGGCTGGCCAAGCGCGCCACGCGAGGCATGCTGCGCGCCCGCAAGGGCCGCATGATCTTCATCGGCTCGACCGTCGGCCTGCGCGGTGAAGCGGGCCAGGCGAACTACGCGGCAGCCAAGGCCGGACTGGTCGGATTTTCTCGCTCCATCGCACGTGAGCTGGGCTCGCGGGGAATCACGGCCAACGTGGTCACTCCGGGCCTGACCGAGACGGACATGACCGCGGTACTGCCGCAGGAGATCAAGGACAGCATGGTCAAGCAGATCCCCGCAGGCAGGGCCGCCCAGCCGGAGGAGATCGCCGCGGCGGTGCGCTTCCTTGCCAGCGATGAGGCGTCGTACGTCACCGGGGCCGTCATCCCGGTCGACGGCGGCGCCGGCATGGGCCACTGA
- a CDS encoding helix-turn-helix domain-containing protein: protein MSNRHRVGDFLREWRAKMDPNLVPGFTAKFGPRNKPGLTQAEMAVLTGVAESWYRRLEAGGVPNPKTVWLERIVRILDLNEAKRYTLFVYAKGQEPPPLYRPAAVIDPSTTAVIQGQPWPAYISDASWDMLKYNDLCVQNWPWVKYGINIMTWCLTYPEARLQLIDWEESWAKPMASQLRLAHESQPENRRLAEVVADIKKRDKVAARLLTDDLTSVTHPDGHRRWMYLPNRGEEEFEVIFRCYAPLSDRSQRMMFIMSPDYSLAS, encoded by the coding sequence ATGTCCAATAGGCACCGCGTAGGCGATTTTCTCCGAGAGTGGCGCGCCAAGATGGACCCCAACCTCGTCCCCGGCTTCACCGCCAAGTTCGGGCCCCGAAACAAGCCCGGCCTCACACAAGCCGAAATGGCAGTGCTCACTGGTGTGGCGGAGAGCTGGTACCGGCGCCTGGAAGCCGGTGGCGTCCCGAATCCGAAGACGGTTTGGCTGGAGCGCATCGTGCGCATCCTCGACCTCAATGAAGCCAAGCGATACACCCTGTTCGTGTACGCAAAGGGGCAAGAGCCGCCGCCCCTCTACCGCCCGGCCGCAGTCATCGACCCCTCGACAACCGCAGTAATTCAGGGACAGCCCTGGCCTGCTTACATATCTGACGCATCGTGGGACATGCTCAAGTACAACGACCTGTGCGTCCAGAATTGGCCCTGGGTCAAGTACGGCATCAACATCATGACCTGGTGCCTGACCTACCCCGAAGCCCGGCTGCAGCTGATCGACTGGGAAGAGTCCTGGGCCAAGCCCATGGCGTCCCAACTGCGCCTGGCGCACGAGTCCCAGCCGGAGAACCGCAGGCTCGCCGAAGTCGTAGCCGATATCAAAAAGCGCGACAAGGTCGCAGCCCGGCTCCTTACTGACGACCTCACGAGCGTCACGCACCCAGACGGCCACCGGCGTTGGATGTACCTACCGAACCGTGGTGAAGAAGAATTCGAGGTGATCTTCCGCTGCTACGCACCGCTCAGCGACCGTAGCCAGCGCATGATGTTCATCATGTCGCCCGACTACTCCCTCGCGAGCTGA
- a CDS encoding MBL fold metallo-hydrolase: MHNSTAWGYSNCGLVASDGQALLVDTQFTLAGTRLLLNAVEAAVPRAEITTVVNSHQNGDHTWGNQLLPDAEIITSAASAEHVCKEISPEQMMLLGRAAPTSAVTAYAAEHIGGFDFSGITVTGATRTFTGTLDLEVGGVAVELIDLGPAHSEGDVAVHVPGDQVVFTGDTLFIGAHMIVWSDSLSACIAACDRLLSTGATTFVPGHGEISGRAGVVTFRDGLARVHEDATSYALSGVELPDAARLIKGAHAGGLAHPERLFTAVAAAYKEAGVEGGPSTTMGLVEGMAQLARE; encoded by the coding sequence ATGCACAACAGCACTGCCTGGGGTTACAGCAACTGCGGGCTTGTCGCCTCTGATGGGCAAGCTCTGCTGGTGGACACTCAGTTCACGTTGGCCGGCACGCGTCTGCTGTTGAACGCAGTCGAGGCGGCCGTGCCCAGAGCGGAGATCACCACTGTGGTGAATTCGCACCAGAACGGGGACCACACGTGGGGCAACCAGCTCCTGCCGGACGCCGAGATCATCACGTCGGCTGCGTCGGCCGAGCATGTGTGCAAAGAGATCAGCCCGGAGCAGATGATGCTGCTCGGCCGGGCGGCTCCGACGTCTGCGGTCACCGCGTACGCCGCTGAGCACATCGGCGGGTTCGACTTCAGCGGGATCACCGTGACTGGTGCGACGCGTACGTTCACCGGCACGCTGGATCTGGAGGTTGGCGGGGTGGCGGTCGAACTCATCGATCTCGGCCCCGCGCACAGTGAGGGTGACGTGGCCGTACATGTTCCCGGTGATCAGGTGGTCTTCACCGGCGATACATTGTTCATCGGCGCCCACATGATTGTGTGGTCCGATTCCCTCAGCGCGTGCATCGCGGCTTGCGATCGGCTACTGAGTACGGGCGCCACAACGTTTGTACCGGGTCACGGAGAAATCAGCGGCCGGGCAGGCGTGGTCACCTTTCGCGACGGCCTCGCCCGTGTCCACGAAGACGCCACTTCATACGCTTTGAGCGGCGTCGAGTTGCCCGACGCGGCCCGCCTGATCAAGGGGGCCCACGCCGGCGGTCTCGCGCACCCTGAGCGGCTTTTTACTGCTGTTGCCGCCGCGTATAAGGAAGCGGGCGTAGAAGGTGGCCCTTCCACGACGATGGGGCTCGTTGAGGGAATGGCTCAGCTCGCGAGGGAGTAG
- a CDS encoding recombinase zinc beta ribbon domain-containing protein, producing the protein MARLSGYVRPGELHQQEAQGLREGASRLLLNEPAGAVVRQLADKGYTNARGNPWTAEAFVRAILNPLMAGLDKNGEPIEDFGETVLTPDEHQRLNALFAKRRGEQTPPREPFDYLLTSGLSECGRCTFPMQGARVNGDADPGYRCPPPKEGRASCGGVRMNASRLEDAVAEQVLADVLRPGTHERLLEVQEDVRAEVRRLREHVDGAEERFKELGGMYGRGLLVRSAFLAAQKATKEDLRQARARLRFLEQIADVPISGVTDFVAWWKTAPRASQRALIALEISKVRVMPSGGGRHADPHERIVIDWRTPTD; encoded by the coding sequence ATGGCACGGCTATCGGGTTACGTGCGTCCTGGAGAGCTGCACCAGCAGGAAGCCCAGGGCTTGCGTGAGGGCGCTTCACGACTGCTCTTGAACGAGCCCGCAGGCGCGGTCGTGCGCCAGCTCGCCGACAAGGGCTACACCAACGCGCGCGGGAACCCCTGGACTGCGGAGGCATTCGTGCGGGCCATCCTCAACCCGCTCATGGCGGGCCTCGACAAGAACGGCGAGCCCATCGAGGACTTCGGGGAAACGGTACTCACACCGGACGAGCACCAAAGGCTGAACGCACTGTTCGCTAAGCGCCGCGGCGAGCAGACACCGCCTCGCGAACCGTTCGACTACCTGCTCACCAGCGGCCTGTCCGAGTGCGGGCGGTGCACCTTCCCCATGCAAGGGGCACGGGTGAACGGTGATGCAGACCCCGGCTACCGGTGCCCGCCCCCCAAGGAGGGCCGCGCTTCGTGTGGTGGCGTCCGCATGAACGCCAGCCGCCTGGAGGACGCCGTAGCCGAGCAGGTCCTCGCCGATGTTCTGCGCCCGGGAACCCACGAGCGGCTGCTTGAAGTCCAGGAGGACGTCAGGGCCGAAGTACGACGTCTGCGCGAGCATGTCGACGGGGCCGAGGAGCGGTTCAAGGAACTGGGCGGCATGTACGGGCGTGGCCTGTTGGTGCGCTCGGCGTTCCTGGCCGCTCAGAAGGCCACCAAGGAGGATCTGCGGCAGGCTCGGGCACGGCTTCGGTTCCTGGAGCAGATCGCGGACGTGCCGATCTCCGGCGTCACCGATTTCGTCGCGTGGTGGAAGACCGCTCCGCGGGCCTCTCAGCGAGCTCTCATCGCCTTGGAGATTTCCAAGGTGCGTGTCATGCCGTCGGGGGGTGGGCGGCACGCCGATCCGCACGAGCGGATCGTTATCGACTGGCGTACCCCCACCGACTGA
- a CDS encoding DNA-binding protein: MSVEEVLALPLAISVATAARAFKIGADKAYRLIEEGRFPAKLIPLGDTTKVATASVWEALGLR, encoded by the coding sequence ATGTCCGTGGAGGAGGTTCTGGCGCTTCCGCTTGCGATCAGCGTGGCGACGGCGGCGCGCGCTTTCAAGATCGGGGCGGACAAGGCGTACCGGCTGATCGAGGAGGGCCGGTTCCCGGCGAAGCTGATTCCGCTGGGCGATACGACGAAGGTGGCGACGGCGTCCGTCTGGGAGGCGCTTGGACTGCGTTAG
- a CDS encoding tyrosine-type recombinase/integrase produces MFDGTTYKRCSCTEPVLDDAGRPVLRPDGKPKRREIGSACPDLKKRDHGSWAYYLNLPDGPRGERRRPRKSGFRTQTDAKEAAQKLWDEAQGGVDIDSKETVAQYLRRWLRQRVDLKRSTRKDYEDYVERIFIPALGHLPLRQLRKRHIQEMFEQIWAHNETKAANRLAAQQAKAECDDAYRAWKSAPKPRPPHLRQRWDEAKAALREARQKPRRDTGPGTQKKFKDTLSAALDAAVAEKLITENFTKGVVLPKYERPEALVWTDERVARWRETGEIPGPVMVWTPQQTGQFLDGATGHRMYPMWHLAVFRATRRGETVGLPWTETDLEAGTIKVVEQLVMGRTYSEVWEDTPKSRSGRRTVTLDDVTRALLRAVREAQKAEREAWEAKHRAEPEKYGPYVNSGRVFTTEDGSPHNPDNVSQAFDRLVKRLGLPPIRLHDLRHCAASLSLAAGLSMKAIQALLGHSNYSLTADTYTSLMPQFDQAAANAPVTLVPRANATEETTAPKLTLVVSAPELEGAGAADHDQEEVGGHSAPCRVMSA; encoded by the coding sequence GTGTTCGACGGAACCACCTACAAGCGATGCTCGTGCACGGAGCCGGTACTCGACGACGCCGGCCGACCGGTGCTCAGGCCCGACGGCAAACCCAAGCGCCGCGAGATCGGCTCGGCCTGCCCAGACCTGAAAAAGCGGGACCACGGCTCCTGGGCCTACTACCTCAACCTCCCCGACGGCCCGCGCGGCGAACGACGCCGGCCCCGCAAGAGCGGCTTCCGAACCCAGACCGACGCGAAGGAAGCGGCACAGAAGCTCTGGGACGAGGCCCAGGGCGGGGTCGACATCGACTCCAAGGAGACGGTCGCTCAGTACCTGCGCCGCTGGCTGCGCCAGCGCGTCGACCTCAAGCGCAGCACCCGCAAGGACTACGAGGACTACGTCGAGCGGATCTTCATACCCGCCCTCGGCCACCTCCCCCTGCGCCAACTGCGTAAGCGCCACATCCAGGAGATGTTCGAACAGATCTGGGCCCACAACGAAACCAAGGCAGCCAACCGGCTCGCAGCCCAGCAGGCCAAAGCCGAGTGCGACGATGCCTACCGAGCATGGAAGTCTGCGCCCAAGCCCCGCCCCCCACACCTGCGCCAGCGGTGGGACGAGGCCAAGGCGGCCCTTCGCGAGGCACGCCAGAAGCCACGCAGAGACACAGGCCCGGGCACACAGAAGAAGTTCAAAGACACCCTCTCTGCCGCACTCGACGCCGCTGTCGCCGAAAAGCTGATCACGGAGAACTTCACCAAAGGAGTCGTCCTCCCCAAGTACGAGCGTCCTGAAGCCCTCGTGTGGACGGACGAACGTGTCGCACGCTGGCGCGAGACAGGGGAGATCCCTGGCCCCGTTATGGTCTGGACCCCACAACAGACCGGGCAGTTCCTCGACGGTGCAACCGGACACCGCATGTACCCCATGTGGCATCTCGCGGTCTTCAGAGCAACACGACGCGGCGAAACCGTCGGTCTGCCCTGGACCGAAACGGACCTGGAAGCCGGAACAATCAAGGTCGTCGAGCAACTGGTCATGGGCCGTACCTACAGCGAGGTATGGGAAGACACCCCCAAGAGCCGCAGCGGACGCCGTACCGTCACCTTGGACGACGTGACCCGCGCACTGCTCCGAGCTGTGCGCGAAGCACAGAAGGCCGAGCGCGAAGCCTGGGAAGCAAAGCACCGGGCCGAACCCGAGAAGTACGGGCCCTACGTCAACTCAGGCCGCGTGTTCACCACTGAGGATGGAAGTCCCCACAACCCGGACAACGTCTCGCAAGCCTTCGACCGCCTGGTCAAAAGGCTCGGCCTCCCCCCGATCCGCCTTCACGACCTCCGCCACTGCGCCGCATCGCTGAGCCTCGCGGCCGGCTTGTCCATGAAGGCCATCCAAGCTCTCCTCGGCCACAGCAACTACTCCCTCACCGCCGACACCTACACCTCGCTCATGCCGCAGTTCGACCAGGCAGCGGCGAACGCGCCGGTCACCCTCGTACCGCGAGCTAACGCGACGGAGGAGACGACCGCCCCGAAGCTGACCCTCGTCGTCTCGGCCCCAGAACTAGAAGGAGCTGGGGCCGCGGATCACGACCAGGAGGAAGTCGGTGGCCACTCCGCCCCATGCCGAGTGATGTCAGCGTGA
- a CDS encoding glycosyltransferase, with the protein MRFGEVLVASHGRDTATSPWEEDLRLVYDVSPRLADVPATAFPPPSSAAPAPRITAVILTCDEEKRVGQCIDAMAADVDEVLVIDSGSRDGTLQVVRESGVPTRIVESPWQKDFARQRNLAFDHVTDGWVVMVDADEELAPASVGALRRCLAVLDLVLPDVDLAVCPEIADVDDQGGIYSDLPRALRARTSLRYRGRIHERPYDREGNCPLTARVSVRFTHYGYQPEVIAAKKKLQRHNSLLELCREDEPQNPKWTYYQAREQLVEDLTPARARELFDLLSESLTHCPPGASDYVAERVQDSWALLCELALRFGGANEISHCAGLLHSVDRHVEATYFETVVAASQTLSRLSQLADSAAAASSRNGRSTPRDAGRLHELYGLLALASGRHDEARTALGQAMARGSGARLSAEIAGLRTMLSHLDDEPMQVPAQQAP; encoded by the coding sequence ATGCGCTTCGGTGAAGTATTGGTCGCGTCGCATGGCCGGGACACCGCAACGTCTCCTTGGGAAGAGGACCTGCGCCTCGTCTACGACGTCTCTCCCCGTCTGGCGGACGTACCCGCCACCGCTTTCCCGCCCCCTTCCTCGGCGGCGCCGGCACCCCGCATCACCGCGGTGATACTCACCTGCGATGAGGAAAAAAGGGTTGGCCAGTGCATCGACGCCATGGCTGCCGACGTCGACGAGGTCCTCGTCATCGACTCGGGATCGCGCGACGGCACCTTGCAAGTGGTGCGGGAATCGGGCGTTCCCACGCGCATAGTCGAGAGCCCGTGGCAAAAGGACTTCGCGAGACAGCGAAACCTGGCCTTCGACCACGTGACTGACGGCTGGGTCGTCATGGTCGACGCCGACGAGGAGTTGGCGCCTGCATCCGTCGGGGCACTTCGGCGTTGTCTGGCAGTACTGGACCTCGTACTGCCCGACGTCGACCTGGCGGTGTGCCCGGAGATCGCAGATGTCGACGACCAAGGCGGTATTTACAGCGACCTGCCGCGGGCTCTTCGAGCGAGGACATCTCTCCGCTACCGGGGCCGGATCCACGAGCGCCCCTACGACCGGGAGGGAAACTGCCCCCTGACAGCCCGCGTCTCCGTCCGCTTCACACACTACGGCTACCAACCAGAGGTGATCGCTGCCAAGAAGAAGCTGCAACGTCACAACAGCCTCCTAGAACTGTGCCGCGAAGACGAACCCCAGAACCCGAAATGGACCTACTACCAAGCTCGGGAACAGCTGGTCGAAGACCTCACTCCGGCCCGCGCCCGCGAGCTGTTCGACCTGCTCTCGGAATCCCTGACGCACTGCCCGCCCGGAGCTTCGGACTACGTGGCAGAGCGGGTGCAGGACAGCTGGGCCCTGCTCTGTGAGCTCGCCCTTCGCTTCGGCGGCGCCAACGAGATCAGCCACTGTGCGGGCCTGCTTCACAGTGTCGACCGGCATGTCGAGGCCACGTACTTCGAAACGGTCGTAGCCGCCAGCCAGACGCTGAGCCGTCTGTCGCAGCTGGCGGACTCGGCAGCTGCCGCTTCATCGAGAAACGGCAGGTCCACGCCTCGGGACGCAGGGCGCCTGCACGAGCTGTACGGCTTGCTGGCACTCGCGAGCGGCCGCCATGACGAGGCTCGCACCGCTCTCGGCCAGGCGATGGCGCGAGGCTCGGGCGCACGACTGTCCGCCGAGATCGCCGGCCTGCGGACAATGCTGTCCCACCTCGACGACGAGCCGATGCAGGTACCGGCGCAGCAGGCCCCGTAG
- a CDS encoding peptidase domain-containing ABC transporter translates to MGRRGSSLLRLQHVLADYGVDSELLRLDIGQLAQAVNTAGPAIVRVQVMSQPHFVVVHAERNGHFAISDPLLSAPTKMSADALAEIFTGHVLVTDTPAAGLSLRGRFNELRSQRVVWPLVRSRWPVLTAILVLTALVSGASLLTSIFLQVAVDRVVREASMQSINLLTATVAGILLLVGVAQYARGRLAVSLGQALQRQLSDTYVRKLLRLPTAFHDNRRVGDLVSRLDDVQEIQTLVSTSTVQASMDVGVVLGVGAYLALTNKYILAVLLLSAAVNVLTSRLLFSPIRTASEEALQRDATLKAELFNLVHHYEQVVSYAKRDFAQDRIRERLERRISAETRLGRLGNLGSVVMTVNLGLTTVLTTWVCLRLALSGVLTVGQIFASVSLAGYFLSSANSIAALQVTLQRLFAAVGRYREIINQNEDPRLASAEPSTMETPHSAEPTHIEVGGLSVTYPSSSRPAVKDLRLSIEPASTTLIVGANGQGKSTALKAIAGFFSDYHGTVTVNGRDSRQLRENELRDRVLYLSDSPLLITATLRENLTLGKPAEDEAIELACKIACFDEVIRDLPGGMSWGVREDGSGLSRGQMQRLALARAVLHAPDVYLLDEAFSGIDRGTVHRIWSNLASLPASKVVVSHTDAADLTFDHIVQIDGSTAQDQIVMEGAGNALR, encoded by the coding sequence CTACGGTGTCGACTCCGAGCTTCTTCGGCTGGACATCGGGCAACTCGCCCAGGCCGTGAATACGGCCGGGCCCGCCATCGTACGAGTACAGGTCATGAGCCAACCGCATTTTGTGGTGGTCCATGCTGAACGCAACGGGCACTTCGCGATAAGCGATCCGCTGCTGTCGGCGCCCACAAAAATGAGTGCGGACGCCCTGGCGGAGATATTCACCGGGCACGTGCTCGTCACGGACACGCCTGCTGCCGGCCTGAGCCTGCGCGGCAGGTTCAACGAACTCCGCTCGCAACGAGTCGTATGGCCACTGGTCCGCAGCCGCTGGCCCGTACTGACCGCGATTCTCGTCCTCACCGCGCTGGTCTCGGGCGCTTCGCTGCTGACCAGCATTTTTCTTCAAGTAGCGGTTGACCGTGTCGTGCGTGAAGCTTCGATGCAATCGATCAACTTGCTGACGGCCACAGTCGCCGGAATTCTTCTCCTGGTCGGGGTCGCCCAGTATGCGCGCGGCCGACTGGCGGTCTCTCTGGGCCAGGCTCTGCAGCGCCAGCTTTCCGATACCTACGTCCGCAAGCTGTTGCGGTTGCCGACGGCCTTTCACGACAACCGGCGGGTCGGCGACCTGGTGAGCCGCCTCGATGACGTGCAAGAGATCCAGACGCTCGTTTCCACCTCCACGGTTCAGGCTTCGATGGACGTCGGGGTGGTGCTCGGGGTGGGTGCGTACCTGGCCCTGACCAACAAGTACATACTTGCCGTTCTGCTCTTGTCCGCGGCAGTGAACGTCCTCACCTCACGGCTGCTGTTCTCGCCCATCAGGACAGCTTCCGAGGAAGCTCTGCAACGGGATGCCACGCTCAAAGCGGAGCTTTTCAACCTCGTACACCACTACGAGCAAGTGGTTTCCTACGCCAAGCGAGATTTCGCGCAGGACAGGATCCGTGAACGCCTGGAACGCAGGATCTCCGCCGAGACCCGCTTGGGAAGGCTCGGCAACCTGGGCTCCGTAGTGATGACCGTCAATCTCGGCCTCACCACGGTGCTCACCACTTGGGTGTGCCTCAGGCTGGCTCTCTCCGGTGTACTGACAGTCGGGCAGATATTCGCTTCGGTCTCGCTGGCCGGCTACTTCCTGTCGTCTGCAAACTCGATCGCCGCTCTCCAAGTGACACTCCAGCGCCTGTTCGCCGCCGTGGGCCGTTATCGGGAAATCATCAATCAGAACGAGGACCCCCGCCTGGCATCGGCCGAGCCCTCGACCATGGAAACTCCTCACAGCGCCGAGCCCACACACATCGAGGTGGGCGGTTTGAGTGTCACTTACCCGTCCTCCTCGCGTCCGGCGGTGAAGGATCTCCGACTCTCCATCGAACCGGCATCCACGACGCTGATAGTCGGCGCCAACGGCCAAGGCAAAAGCACAGCCCTGAAGGCAATCGCAGGCTTCTTCTCCGACTACCACGGGACCGTCACGGTCAACGGACGGGACAGCAGGCAGCTACGGGAGAACGAACTCAGGGACCGTGTCCTCTACCTCAGCGACAGCCCACTGCTGATCACCGCCACGCTCAGGGAGAACCTGACCCTGGGCAAGCCGGCAGAGGACGAAGCCATTGAACTGGCCTGCAAAATCGCGTGCTTCGACGAGGTGATTCGCGATCTGCCGGGCGGTATGTCTTGGGGAGTTCGGGAGGACGGAAGCGGCCTCTCCCGCGGACAGATGCAGCGCCTGGCGTTGGCCAGAGCAGTGCTGCACGCTCCGGACGTCTACCTGCTGGACGAAGCATTCAGCGGAATCGACCGAGGAACTGTCCACAGGATCTGGAGCAATCTCGCATCCCTTCCCGCTTCGAAGGTGGTGGTGTCCCACACAGATGCCGCCGACCTCACCTTCGATCACATCGTCCAAATCGACGGCAGCACTGCCCAGGATCAGATAGTCATGGAGGGCGCCGGCAATGCGCTTCGGTGA